The nucleotide window CAGAAAAAATAGCTTATTTCGGGATAGGAGGAAGTGGAATACCAGGTGAGGCGCTGAAGCTACTAAACTTACCAGTTCATTATGAGGTATTTAGGGGGTATAAGGTAAGGGTAGACGAAAAGACGACAGTTTTTGCAGTCAGTTACTCCGGTAACACTACGGAGACCCTTGTAGCATTAAAGGAAGCTGAAAGACTAGGAGTAAGGAAAATAGCAATAATTACCGGAGGGGGGAAGATACTAGAACTCGCGAAGTCCAAAGGTTACCCCGTCTTACTATTACCTAATGGCCTTCAGACTAGATATGTATTTCCGTTTATTTTTACCTTTTTAGTTAAGCTACTTAACGTAACTTTGGGAAAAATTTACAATGAGGTCGAATTACTGGAAGGAGTTAAGGAAAGTCTCAGCAAGGTAGACGGTCTTTCGTCCCAACTAGCCTCAGAAATCAAGGGTAAAATTCCAGTCTTTTACGCCTCGGAACTATTGCCTATAGCCGAGAGGTTTAAACAAGAGGTTAATGAAAATGCAAAATACCCTGCATTTTTCTCCCAATTACCGGAGGCAAACCACAACGAAATCGAACTTTACTCTGAGGCTTACCCCTTTAAATTCCAGCCCATAGTTATCCCGTCAGATGCGGTAGACGAGAAGACCGCGGAACTGATAGGTGCAGTTATCGTAAGGCCTTTTTACTCGTCACCCTTAAAACTAATCTCAAGTATGTTTTTGTTAGCCGGTTTCACTTCGGTAAGACTGGCGGACTTGCTCGGTGTAAAGCCAGAGCAACTAAGGTTAATCCCGAAAATAAGGGA belongs to Stygiolobus caldivivus and includes:
- a CDS encoding bifunctional phosphoglucose/phosphomannose isomerase, encoding MNNPYEKWVNFFSEAIKAEVPEIGKSEKIAYFGIGGSGIPGEALKLLNLPVHYEVFRGYKVRVDEKTTVFAVSYSGNTTETLVALKEAERLGVRKIAIITGGGKILELAKSKGYPVLLLPNGLQTRYVFPFIFTFLVKLLNVTLGKIYNEVELLEGVKESLSKVDGLSSQLASEIKGKIPVFYASELLPIAERFKQEVNENAKYPAFFSQLPEANHNEIELYSEAYPFKFQPIVIPSDAVDEKTAELIGAVIVRPFYSSPLKLISSMFLLAGFTSVRLADLLGVKPEQLRLIPKIREMTYKVLESELK